A window from Streptomyces sp. NBC_00299 encodes these proteins:
- a CDS encoding cytochrome P450 produces MRITAPDPRERVRLDGIDLADKTLYAQGDAHLAWQTLRAESPLFWQSRSAGEGFWAVTRLKDVRRVLSEHETFTSEAGTAIAMLDSPDPAGGSMMQSTDPPRHHEYRRQLAGRFSSNAAASQAEWIRSFVRKTVEPALDGGVWDAAAAFTRLPMAVGARMMDLPDEDIDRLIHLAFSSLAPGDPHFSRGTEQATALSAHFEIMLYFEERLAEARKNPADDLISHLLTLTVDGRPLADDELLVNCLSLLLGAVVTTAQTISATLVELAGPRDGEGRWPRDAPLDGLVDEALRWSSPVNHFMRRARVDVEMHGQTIRAGDAVTAWIASANRDEEVFARPYEFDPTRSPNPHIVFGAGSHRPSTRPEGDHRRYRDCAGTEHRRRLSTALGAQRNSRRRLDRKPVRGY; encoded by the coding sequence ATGAGGATAACCGCACCGGATCCGCGTGAACGTGTACGGCTTGACGGCATTGATCTGGCAGACAAGACGCTCTACGCGCAAGGCGATGCGCACCTGGCCTGGCAGACACTTCGGGCGGAAAGTCCGCTGTTCTGGCAAAGCCGGTCTGCAGGCGAGGGATTCTGGGCCGTCACCCGCCTCAAAGACGTGCGCAGGGTGCTGTCGGAACACGAGACGTTCACCTCCGAGGCCGGGACCGCCATCGCCATGCTCGACAGCCCGGATCCCGCGGGCGGAAGCATGATGCAGTCCACTGACCCTCCCCGGCACCACGAGTACCGCCGGCAGCTCGCCGGCCGGTTCTCCAGCAACGCGGCGGCCTCGCAGGCGGAGTGGATCAGGTCCTTCGTCCGGAAGACCGTCGAGCCTGCTCTGGACGGCGGTGTGTGGGACGCGGCCGCGGCATTCACCCGCCTCCCGATGGCGGTCGGGGCGCGGATGATGGACCTGCCGGACGAGGACATCGACCGCTTGATCCACCTGGCCTTCTCCTCTCTGGCGCCCGGCGATCCGCACTTCAGCCGGGGAACCGAGCAGGCGACAGCGCTCTCGGCCCACTTCGAGATCATGCTGTACTTCGAGGAGCGGCTCGCCGAGGCCCGGAAGAACCCGGCGGACGACCTGATCAGTCATCTGCTGACGCTCACCGTGGACGGCCGACCGCTGGCCGACGATGAACTCCTCGTCAACTGCCTGAGTTTGCTACTCGGCGCAGTGGTGACCACGGCTCAGACGATCAGCGCGACGCTCGTCGAACTGGCCGGACCGCGGGACGGCGAAGGCCGGTGGCCACGCGATGCGCCGCTGGACGGACTGGTCGATGAGGCACTGCGCTGGTCTTCGCCGGTGAACCACTTCATGCGGCGAGCGCGGGTCGACGTCGAGATGCACGGGCAGACCATCCGGGCAGGTGACGCGGTGACCGCGTGGATCGCCTCCGCCAACCGCGACGAGGAGGTGTTCGCCCGACCCTACGAGTTCGACCCGACGCGTTCGCCCAACCCGCACATCGTGTTCGGCGCCGGCTCGCATCGTCCCTCCACTCGTCCGGAAGGCGATCATCGACGATATCGTGATTGTGCCGGAACGGAACACCGCAGGCGCCTGTCGACAGCTCTTGGAGCGCAGCGGAATTCACGCAGGAGGCTCGACCGGAAGCCTGTACGCGGCTATTGA
- the typA gene encoding translational GTPase TypA: protein MATRHDIRNVAIVAHVDHGKTTIVDGMLKQAGAFAAHQLEGVDDRMMDSNDLEREKGITILAKNTAVKYHPKDGGDVITINIIDTPGHADFGGEVERGLSMVDGVVLLVDASEGPLPQTRFVLRKALQQRLPVILCINKTDRPDSRIDEVVNETYDLFLDLDADEEQIEFPIVYACGRDGIASLTKPENGTVPADSTSLEPFFSTILQHIPAPTYDEEAPLQAHVTNLDADNFLGRIALVRVEQGELRKGQTVAWIKRDGSISNVRISELMMTEALTRKPAEKAGPGDICAVAGIPDIMIGETLADTENPIPLPLITVDEPAISMTIGTNTSPLVGRGGTGKGADNKAAVKDRKVTARQVKDRLDRELIGNVSLRVLDTERPDAWEVQGRGELALAILVEQMRREGFELTIGKPQVVTKDVDGKVYEPVERMTIDVPEEHMGAVTQLMGVRKGRMDNMSNHGSGWVRMEFVVPSRGLIGFRTEFLTQTRGTGIGHSIHEGFEPWFGTLQTRNNGSLVADRSGAVTAFAMTNLQERGVLFTDPGTEVYEGMIVGENSRSDDMDVNITKEKKLTNMRSSSADSFEAIVPPRKLSLEQSLEFCRDDECVEVTPEAVRIRKVNLDARERARAASRAKHG, encoded by the coding sequence ATGGCCACGCGCCACGACATCCGCAACGTCGCCATCGTCGCCCACGTCGACCACGGCAAGACCACCATCGTCGACGGCATGCTGAAGCAGGCCGGCGCCTTCGCCGCGCACCAGCTCGAAGGCGTCGACGACCGCATGATGGACTCGAACGACCTGGAGCGTGAGAAGGGCATCACGATCCTGGCCAAGAACACGGCGGTGAAGTACCACCCGAAGGACGGGGGGGACGTCATCACCATCAACATCATCGACACCCCCGGTCACGCCGACTTCGGCGGCGAGGTCGAGCGCGGGCTTTCCATGGTCGACGGTGTCGTCCTGCTCGTCGACGCCTCCGAGGGCCCGCTGCCGCAGACCCGCTTCGTGCTGCGCAAGGCGCTGCAGCAGCGCCTGCCCGTCATCCTGTGCATCAACAAGACGGACCGCCCGGACTCCCGGATCGACGAGGTCGTCAACGAGACCTACGACCTCTTCCTCGACCTGGACGCCGACGAGGAGCAGATCGAGTTCCCGATCGTCTACGCCTGCGGCCGTGATGGCATCGCCTCGCTGACCAAGCCGGAGAACGGCACGGTCCCGGCGGACTCGACCAGCCTGGAGCCGTTCTTCTCCACGATCCTGCAGCACATCCCGGCGCCGACCTACGACGAGGAGGCCCCGCTCCAGGCGCACGTCACCAACCTGGACGCGGACAACTTCCTCGGCCGTATCGCGCTGGTCCGGGTCGAGCAGGGCGAGCTGCGCAAGGGCCAGACGGTGGCCTGGATCAAGCGCGACGGCTCCATCAGCAACGTCCGCATCAGCGAGCTGATGATGACCGAGGCGCTGACCCGCAAGCCCGCCGAGAAGGCCGGCCCCGGTGACATCTGTGCCGTCGCCGGTATCCCGGACATCATGATCGGTGAGACCCTCGCCGACACCGAGAACCCGATCCCGCTGCCGCTGATCACGGTCGACGAGCCCGCGATCTCCATGACCATCGGCACGAACACCTCGCCGCTGGTCGGCCGTGGCGGCACCGGCAAGGGTGCCGACAACAAGGCGGCCGTCAAGGACCGCAAGGTCACCGCCCGTCAGGTCAAGGACCGCCTCGACCGCGAGCTGATCGGTAACGTCTCGCTTCGTGTCCTCGACACCGAGCGCCCGGACGCCTGGGAGGTGCAGGGCCGTGGTGAACTGGCGCTGGCCATCCTGGTCGAGCAGATGCGCCGCGAGGGCTTCGAGCTGACCATCGGCAAGCCGCAGGTCGTGACCAAGGACGTCGACGGCAAGGTCTACGAGCCCGTCGAGCGTATGACGATCGACGTCCCCGAGGAGCACATGGGCGCGGTCACGCAGCTCATGGGCGTCCGAAAGGGCCGTATGGACAACATGTCCAACCACGGCTCGGGCTGGGTGCGCATGGAGTTCGTCGTTCCGTCGCGTGGCCTCATCGGTTTCCGGACCGAGTTCCTGACCCAGACCCGCGGCACCGGTATCGGCCACTCCATCCACGAGGGCTTCGAGCCCTGGTTCGGCACCCTGCAGACCCGTAACAACGGATCGCTGGTCGCCGACCGCTCCGGTGCCGTCACCGCGTTCGCGATGACCAACCTGCAGGAGCGCGGCGTGCTGTTCACGGACCCGGGTACCGAGGTGTACGAGGGCATGATCGTCGGCGAGAACTCGCGCTCCGACGACATGGACGTGAACATCACCAAGGAGAAGAAGCTCACGAACATGCGGTCCTCCTCGGCCGACTCGTTCGAGGCGATCGTGCCGCCCCGCAAGCTCTCCCTGGAGCAGTCCCTGGAGTTCTGCCGCGACGACGAGTGCGTCGAGGTGACGCCGGAGGCGGTCCGTATCCGCAAGGTGAACCTGGACGCCCGCGAGCGCGCCCGCGCCGCGAGCCGCGCCAAGCACGGCTGA
- a CDS encoding ABC transporter substrate-binding protein produces MSHDGFGPRPGRTAVMRSVAFLTAGVLAVPALAGCSDPDPAGKPLAGQDIAPAGRDRIADGGTLRWAVDAVPETLNTFQSDADATTTRIAQATLPSMFRLDQNGRPERNPDYLESAKVVETEPKQVVLYKLNQQAVWSDGREIGAADFAAQWRALSGKDSAYWTARNAGYDRIERIERGANDLEVRVTFERPYADWQSLFSPLYPKEVMGTPDAFNDGARRKLKVTAGPFTVKKIDRKGDEVALARNPRWWGERAKLNEIVLRAVPRDQRAAALAAGQLDLAEIDTAAARRIALAAPPRSATASASAHGSASASGTPLMGPEPGARLTLEQRRDQAKFRGFEVRKSLEPAYTQLALNGGDSLLADERVRRAVARAIDREELAKLVLAPLGLPTEPVGSHLALSGQAAYADNSGAVGGQDTAEAQALLADAGWVPGGPVKEKKKGEADGAAGSDGKKGDKEEKGDKGAKGDKGEKGADSGDKSKSDSGEKPKAKSDSGDESKSKSTSDAESEDEGTYIVGEDNKAGEDERHTGKGSGEEGSRHLAQDGKQYGNKQLQQGGAPGAYAPRGTAAPAGAAARQLAKDGEPLALRFVVPAGEGSQTLRTVADRIAVMLERVGIRTDIVKVSDESYFKDHIASGQFDLALYSWPASAYPATDARPIYAKPVPAADGSLNVEQNYTRVGTDQVDQLFDQAIATLDESEARALIRKADSRIWAAAGSLPLFQRPQLTAARTSVVNVGAFGFGTPVYEDMGFLKKGANPGPSGSSN; encoded by the coding sequence ATGTCCCACGACGGCTTCGGACCCAGGCCTGGCCGCACCGCGGTCATGCGCTCGGTGGCCTTCCTGACCGCGGGCGTGCTCGCCGTGCCCGCGCTCGCCGGCTGCAGCGACCCGGACCCCGCCGGCAAGCCGCTGGCCGGGCAGGACATCGCCCCGGCCGGCCGGGACCGGATCGCCGACGGCGGCACACTGCGGTGGGCCGTGGACGCCGTGCCGGAGACGCTGAACACCTTCCAGTCCGACGCCGACGCCACCACGACCCGGATCGCGCAGGCCACCCTGCCGTCGATGTTCCGGCTCGACCAGAACGGGCGGCCCGAGCGCAATCCGGACTATCTGGAGTCCGCCAAGGTCGTCGAGACCGAGCCCAAGCAGGTCGTCCTGTACAAGCTCAACCAGCAGGCCGTCTGGAGCGACGGCCGGGAGATCGGTGCCGCCGACTTCGCCGCCCAGTGGCGGGCCCTGTCCGGCAAGGACAGCGCCTACTGGACCGCCCGCAACGCCGGCTACGACCGCATCGAGAGGATCGAGCGCGGCGCCAACGACCTGGAGGTGCGGGTCACCTTCGAGCGGCCGTACGCGGACTGGCAGTCGCTGTTCTCGCCGCTGTACCCGAAGGAGGTCATGGGCACGCCGGACGCGTTCAACGACGGAGCGCGGCGCAAGCTCAAGGTCACCGCGGGGCCGTTCACGGTGAAGAAGATCGACCGCAAGGGCGACGAGGTCGCGCTCGCCCGCAATCCCCGCTGGTGGGGTGAGCGCGCCAAGCTGAACGAGATCGTGCTGCGTGCCGTGCCGCGCGACCAGCGGGCCGCCGCGCTGGCCGCGGGACAGCTGGACCTGGCTGAGATCGACACCGCCGCGGCCCGGCGCATCGCGCTCGCCGCGCCTCCGCGGTCCGCGACCGCCAGTGCCTCCGCCCATGGCTCCGCCAGTGCTTCCGGTACGCCGCTGATGGGCCCGGAGCCGGGCGCCAGGCTGACCCTTGAGCAGCGACGGGACCAGGCGAAGTTCCGGGGCTTCGAGGTACGCAAGTCCCTGGAGCCGGCGTACACCCAGCTCGCCCTCAACGGCGGCGACAGCCTGCTCGCCGACGAGCGGGTGCGGCGGGCCGTGGCGCGCGCGATCGACCGCGAGGAACTGGCGAAGCTGGTCCTGGCCCCGCTCGGCCTGCCCACCGAGCCGGTCGGCAGCCACCTCGCCCTGTCCGGCCAGGCCGCGTACGCCGACAACAGCGGGGCGGTCGGCGGCCAGGACACGGCGGAGGCGCAGGCACTGCTCGCGGACGCGGGGTGGGTGCCGGGCGGGCCGGTCAAGGAGAAGAAGAAGGGGGAGGCGGACGGCGCCGCCGGGAGTGACGGGAAGAAGGGCGACAAGGAAGAGAAGGGCGACAAGGGGGCGAAGGGCGACAAGGGCGAGAAGGGGGCGGACTCCGGGGACAAGTCCAAGTCCGACTCCGGGGAGAAGCCCAAGGCCAAGTCCGACTCCGGCGACGAGTCCAAGTCCAAGTCCACGTCCGATGCGGAGTCCGAGGACGAGGGGACCTACATCGTCGGCGAGGACAACAAGGCCGGCGAGGACGAGCGGCACACCGGGAAGGGCAGCGGCGAGGAAGGCTCGCGCCATCTCGCCCAGGACGGCAAGCAGTACGGCAACAAGCAACTGCAGCAGGGCGGCGCGCCCGGCGCGTACGCCCCACGCGGCACCGCCGCACCGGCCGGCGCGGCGGCCCGGCAGCTGGCCAAGGACGGCGAGCCGCTGGCGTTGCGGTTCGTGGTGCCGGCGGGGGAGGGCTCGCAGACGCTGCGTACGGTGGCGGACCGGATCGCGGTGATGCTGGAGCGGGTCGGTATCCGCACCGACATCGTCAAGGTCTCCGACGAGAGCTACTTCAAGGACCACATCGCGTCCGGCCAGTTCGATCTCGCCCTCTACTCCTGGCCCGCCTCCGCCTACCCGGCGACCGACGCCCGGCCGATCTACGCCAAGCCGGTGCCGGCCGCCGACGGATCGCTGAACGTCGAGCAGAACTACACGCGCGTCGGGACCGATCAGGTCGACCAGCTCTTCGACCAGGCGATCGCCACGCTCGACGAGTCCGAGGCGCGGGCGCTGATCCGGAAGGCCGACTCGCGGATCTGGGCCGCGGCCGGGTCGCTGCCGCTGTTCCAGCGGCCTCAGCTGACGGCGGCGCGGACGAGTGTCGTCAACGTGGGTGCCTTCGGCTTCGGGACGCCGGTGTACGAGGACATGGGCTTCCTGAAGAAGGGCGCGAACCCGGGGCCGAGCGGGTCGTCCAACTGA
- a CDS encoding fumarate reductase/succinate dehydrogenase flavoprotein subunit, whose protein sequence is MSVVERQEWDVVVVGAGGAGLRAAIEARERGARTAVICKSLFGKAHTVMAEGGIAAAMANANEHDNWQVHFRDTMRGGKFLNQWRMAELHAQEAPERVWELETWGALFDRTKDGRISQRNFGGHEYPRLAHVGDRTGLELIRTLQQKIVALQQQDEKETGDYESRLKVYQECTVTRILKDGSRVSGVFAYDRETGRFFVLDAPAVVIATGGIGKSFKVTSNSWEYTGDGHALALLAGAPLLNMEFVQFHPTGMVWPPSVKGILVTESVRGDGGVLRNSEGKRFMFDYIPDVFKEKYAQSEEEGDRWYEDPDNNRRPPELLPRDEVARAINSEVKAGRGSPHGGVFLDVSTRMPAEVIRRRLPSMYHQFKELADVDITAEAMEVGPTCHYVMGGIAVESDTAAARGVPGLFAAGEVAGGMHGSNRLGGNSLSDLLVFGRRAGWHAAEYSAAQAFERPEVSDLQVDTAAAEALRPFSAEGPTGGADDGRPPENPYTLHQELQQTMNDLVGIIRREAEMEQALEKLAELRVRARRAGVEGHRQFNPGWHLALDLRNMLLVSECVARAALERTESRGGHTREDHPAMDRKWRNVNLLCQLADPTGGLAATDPERGQINLLRETTDPVRPDLLALFDKEELVKYLAEEELYQ, encoded by the coding sequence ATGTCCGTGGTCGAACGGCAGGAGTGGGACGTCGTCGTGGTCGGCGCCGGGGGCGCGGGCCTGCGTGCGGCGATCGAGGCACGCGAGCGAGGCGCCCGTACCGCCGTGATCTGCAAGTCGCTGTTCGGCAAGGCGCACACCGTGATGGCCGAGGGCGGCATCGCTGCGGCCATGGCCAACGCCAACGAGCACGACAACTGGCAGGTGCACTTCCGCGACACCATGCGCGGCGGCAAGTTCCTCAACCAGTGGCGGATGGCCGAGCTGCACGCGCAGGAGGCGCCGGAGCGGGTGTGGGAGCTGGAGACCTGGGGGGCGCTCTTCGACCGTACGAAGGACGGCCGTATCTCCCAGCGCAACTTCGGCGGCCATGAGTACCCGCGCCTCGCGCACGTCGGCGACCGCACCGGGCTGGAACTGATCCGCACGCTCCAGCAGAAGATCGTCGCGCTTCAGCAGCAGGACGAGAAGGAGACCGGGGACTACGAGTCCCGGCTCAAGGTCTACCAGGAGTGCACGGTCACCCGGATCCTCAAGGACGGCAGCCGGGTCTCCGGGGTCTTCGCCTACGACCGCGAGACTGGCCGCTTCTTCGTCCTGGACGCCCCCGCCGTCGTCATCGCGACGGGCGGGATCGGCAAGTCCTTCAAGGTGACGTCGAACTCGTGGGAGTACACGGGCGACGGCCACGCGCTGGCGCTGCTGGCGGGCGCGCCGCTGCTCAACATGGAGTTCGTGCAGTTCCACCCGACGGGCATGGTCTGGCCGCCGTCGGTGAAGGGCATCCTGGTCACGGAGTCGGTGCGCGGCGACGGAGGGGTGCTGCGCAACTCCGAGGGCAAGCGGTTCATGTTCGACTACATCCCCGACGTCTTCAAGGAGAAGTACGCCCAGTCGGAGGAGGAGGGCGACCGCTGGTACGAGGACCCGGACAACAACCGGCGGCCTCCCGAGCTGCTCCCTCGCGACGAGGTGGCGCGGGCGATCAACTCCGAGGTGAAGGCGGGGCGGGGCTCCCCGCACGGCGGGGTCTTCCTGGACGTGTCCACCCGGATGCCGGCGGAGGTCATCCGGCGTCGCCTTCCCTCCATGTACCACCAGTTCAAGGAGCTGGCGGACGTGGACATCACGGCGGAGGCGATGGAGGTCGGGCCGACCTGTCACTACGTCATGGGCGGCATCGCGGTCGAGTCGGACACGGCGGCGGCGCGCGGGGTGCCAGGGCTGTTCGCGGCGGGTGAGGTGGCCGGCGGTATGCACGGCTCGAACCGCCTCGGCGGCAACTCGCTGTCCGACCTGCTGGTGTTCGGCCGCCGGGCCGGCTGGCACGCCGCCGAGTACTCGGCGGCGCAGGCCTTCGAACGCCCCGAGGTCAGCGACCTCCAGGTGGACACGGCAGCCGCGGAGGCGCTGCGTCCGTTCTCGGCGGAGGGACCGACCGGGGGTGCGGACGACGGACGCCCGCCGGAGAACCCGTACACCCTCCACCAGGAACTCCAGCAGACCATGAACGACCTCGTCGGGATCATCCGCCGCGAGGCCGAGATGGAGCAGGCACTGGAGAAGCTGGCCGAGCTGCGGGTACGGGCCCGCCGGGCCGGTGTCGAGGGCCACCGCCAGTTCAATCCCGGCTGGCACCTCGCGCTGGACCTGCGCAACATGCTGCTGGTCAGCGAGTGTGTGGCGCGGGCGGCGCTGGAGCGCACGGAGTCGCGCGGCGGGCACACCCGCGAGGACCACCCCGCGATGGACCGCAAGTGGCGCAACGTCAACCTGCTGTGCCAACTGGCCGACCCGACGGGCGGCTTGGCGGCCACGGACCCGGAGCGCGGCCAGATCAACCTGCTGCGTGAGACCACCGACCCCGTCCGCCCGGACCTGCTGGCTCTCTTCGACAAGGAGGAGCTGGTCAAGTACCTCGCCGAGGAGGAGCTCTACCAGTGA